In a single window of the Terrirubrum flagellatum genome:
- a CDS encoding ABC transporter ATP-binding protein, with protein MSAPLLSLSGVSKRFVTPIDAAEKIANLFGAKREAKIVRAVDSVDLDIAQGEVVGLVGESGCGKSTLGRIVAGIMDPSDGVVRFRGGDVAKMDSRERRKADLAVQMVFQDPMASLNPRMRVIEIVGEAPVVHKLVPANDMESYVAEMFRRVGLDSAAMRRYPHQFSGGQRARIGIARALAVKPTVLVCDEATAALDVSIQAQVINLFVKLREELGLTYLFVSHDLGVVSHLSDRVAVMYLGRIVELGATEAIFAKPNHPYTQALLAEVPRLEPKKKKFAALKGEIPSPLKPPPGCHFHPRCPHAFARCKTERPALKEIAPGRMSACHLNDAA; from the coding sequence ATGAGCGCCCCTCTTCTCTCGCTTTCCGGCGTCTCCAAACGCTTCGTCACCCCGATCGATGCCGCGGAAAAAATCGCGAACCTGTTCGGGGCGAAACGCGAAGCAAAGATCGTCCGCGCCGTCGACAGCGTCGATCTCGATATCGCGCAGGGCGAGGTGGTCGGACTCGTCGGCGAATCCGGCTGTGGAAAATCAACGCTCGGCCGCATCGTCGCCGGCATCATGGATCCGTCCGACGGCGTCGTCCGCTTTCGCGGCGGCGATGTCGCCAAGATGGACAGCCGTGAACGTCGCAAGGCCGACCTTGCGGTGCAGATGGTGTTTCAGGACCCGATGGCGTCGCTCAATCCGCGCATGCGCGTGATCGAGATCGTCGGCGAGGCGCCGGTCGTCCACAAGCTCGTTCCCGCGAACGACATGGAGTCCTATGTGGCGGAAATGTTCCGCCGCGTCGGGCTCGATTCAGCTGCCATGCGGCGCTATCCGCACCAATTCTCCGGCGGCCAGCGCGCGCGCATCGGCATCGCCCGAGCGCTCGCGGTGAAACCAACCGTGCTCGTCTGCGACGAAGCGACGGCGGCTCTCGATGTGTCAATCCAGGCGCAGGTGATCAATCTCTTCGTGAAGTTGCGCGAAGAACTTGGCCTCACCTATCTCTTCGTCAGCCATGATCTCGGCGTCGTGTCGCATCTCTCCGATCGCGTCGCCGTGATGTATCTCGGCCGCATCGTCGAGCTCGGCGCGACCGAAGCGATTTTCGCGAAGCCGAACCATCCCTACACGCAGGCGCTGCTCGCCGAGGTGCCGCGGCTCGAACCGAAGAAGAAGAAATTCGCGGCGTTGAAAGGAGAAATCCCCTCGCCTTTGAAACCGCCGCCGGGCTGCCATTTCCATCCGCGCTGTCCGCACGCTTTCGCACGCTGCAAGACGGAGCGGCCGGCCTTGAAGGAGATCGCGCCCGGCCGCATGAGCGCGTGTCATCTGAACGACGCGGCGTAG
- a CDS encoding ABC transporter ATP-binding protein, with the protein MTAVLEVSDLAVTFGARDGLVKAVDGVSFSVSRGEVLGLVGESGSGKSVTGLAIMGLIDAPGSIARGSIKFEGEELIGKTEDELRALRGRRMAMIFQDPMSTLNPVLRVDTQMIETVQAHERVSEKAARARALEALGKVGIPSPEERLVAYPHQFSGGMRQRVAIAIALLHGPSLIIADEPTTALDVTIQAQILSEVQRLAEETGTALVWITHDLSVVASLADRVAVMYAGKLVEEGGVADVLTAPLHPYTSGLIGSVPSRNKRGVPLAQISGMTPSLARLPPGCAFRPRCGRASDICTTAPEATDFGHGRKARCFHPLVAPEIAA; encoded by the coding sequence ATGACCGCCGTTCTCGAAGTCTCCGATCTCGCCGTCACCTTCGGCGCGCGCGACGGGTTGGTGAAGGCTGTCGACGGCGTCAGCTTCTCCGTGTCGCGCGGCGAAGTGCTCGGCCTCGTCGGCGAATCCGGCTCGGGCAAATCCGTCACCGGCCTTGCGATCATGGGTCTGATCGACGCCCCCGGCAGCATCGCGCGCGGCTCGATCAAGTTCGAGGGCGAAGAGCTCATCGGCAAGACCGAAGACGAGCTGCGCGCGTTGCGCGGCCGTCGCATGGCCATGATCTTCCAGGATCCGATGTCGACGCTCAACCCCGTGCTGCGCGTCGACACGCAGATGATCGAGACGGTGCAGGCGCATGAGCGTGTGAGCGAGAAGGCGGCGCGCGCCCGGGCGCTGGAGGCGCTCGGAAAGGTCGGCATTCCGTCGCCGGAAGAGCGGCTCGTCGCCTACCCCCATCAGTTCTCCGGCGGCATGCGCCAGCGCGTCGCCATCGCGATCGCGCTGCTGCATGGACCATCGCTGATCATCGCGGACGAGCCGACCACCGCGCTCGACGTCACCATCCAGGCGCAGATTCTTTCCGAAGTGCAGCGCCTCGCGGAAGAGACGGGCACCGCGCTGGTCTGGATCACACATGATCTCTCTGTCGTCGCCTCGCTCGCGGATCGTGTCGCCGTGATGTATGCGGGCAAGCTCGTCGAGGAAGGCGGCGTCGCCGATGTGCTGACCGCGCCGCTGCATCCCTATACAAGCGGCCTCATCGGTTCGGTGCCGAGCCGCAACAAGCGCGGCGTCCCGCTGGCGCAGATTTCAGGCATGACGCCCTCGCTCGCGCGCCTGCCGCCGGGCTGCGCCTTCCGGCCGCGCTGCGGGCGCGCCAGCGATATCTGCACGACGGCGCCGGAAGCGACTGATTTCGGCCATGGCCGCAAGGCGCGCTGCTTTCATCCTCTTGTCGCTCCGGAGATCGCGGCATGA
- a CDS encoding TetR/AcrR family transcriptional regulator — translation MTDRLSAKDWLDQGLKTLTARGFTALKADPLAKAMGVSRGSFYWHFADVEAFHAALLNHWRDVATERIIAELETESRGGEALARLIRRAFGARLKTEMAVRNWAAHEPLARKVVASIDQRRLSYIVRLFEKSGSPPSRAQASAQVLYWAFLGFTLSERAISRKQRQALIDELLRIATGSA, via the coding sequence ATGACTGATCGGCTGTCGGCGAAAGACTGGCTTGACCAGGGGCTGAAGACGCTGACGGCGCGCGGCTTCACGGCGCTGAAGGCCGATCCGCTGGCGAAAGCGATGGGCGTCTCGCGCGGCAGCTTTTACTGGCACTTCGCCGATGTGGAGGCGTTTCACGCGGCGCTCCTGAATCATTGGCGCGATGTCGCAACCGAGCGCATCATCGCCGAGCTTGAAACTGAAAGCAGGGGCGGCGAGGCGCTGGCGCGGCTGATCCGCCGCGCGTTCGGCGCGAGATTGAAAACGGAAATGGCCGTTCGCAACTGGGCGGCGCATGAGCCGCTCGCGCGCAAGGTCGTGGCCTCGATCGATCAGCGGCGGCTGTCTTATATCGTCAGGCTTTTCGAGAAATCCGGATCTCCGCCATCGCGGGCGCAAGCCAGCGCCCAGGTTCTTTATTGGGCGTTCCTTGGATTTACGCTCTCGGAGAGGGCGATCTCGCGGAAGCAGCGGCAGGCCCTGATCGACGAACTCCTTCGGATTGCCACAGGGAGCGCCTGA